The following is a genomic window from Garra rufa chromosome 4, GarRuf1.0, whole genome shotgun sequence.
atcaAGACatatttgagtaattctgagaacgtaagttgatgaataataattaaaaaaaatcgaattggctctaaacattcatgttcaaaattattcctcccctgaaaaagctttcagatcactgataatctttggtttttactttgccactgcttgcttcaaatccaaccatgtattttcaatgagaattacatctggaaactgaacaggccacttaaaaacattctatgactgatccctgaaccaagcgtaagtagatttgaatgtatactttgggatgattgtcctgcaggaaagtccattgattattagcttcagacattgcacaaaaggcatcacaatgtttgccaaaatggtgtgaTACTTTAacatgatatcctttgtatggtcatgttttccacttcctgctacagtagaaCAACCCCATAaaaggactggcccacctccgtgtttgatgatggagattgtgttcttctgcttataagctttgtctttttGGCACCAGACATATCTCTGATCCAAACATccaaaaaagttccagtttggtcacatcactccataaaacattcttccagaactccacaggtctaactaaatgaattttagcatgttcaagtcagctttttgttcttcttggtcaagaatggcattcagcaagattcctcaacatgaagtccatacttgtctagtgtcctTCTTATTCACAGAATATCATATTTTGCCTCCTTCCGTCTGGTCGTCttgaaagtctttggctgtacattgcaagtttttctcagttaatctgatcaaacattttatgatattgtgcttttttgttcaacagactcaaaggttttctggttcaacacactttaatctaaggaatacgactgccagctgtgtctctaggaacttgtaatgtcttagaaatcttcatgtagttttaagataacaaactatttcttctctattgatttagTGTGAGCTCTCTGTTGACTTttccatatttgctactcatcttcagcacttgtatgggctaagagtatactatgtgtaacaccccaagagaattccatttttaataagtttgtaaaggcttaaaaagacaattttgttcctgaccataaaaataactgtcttagcaatgttgaataggggttgaataattctgacatagctgtgttattaaaaaatcctataactcaaaaacattacattatatattgacattatcacttttaatatgccagaaaaatgttgtagatgcaatttagtcctggatcttcagaaagagcaaacatcatttgtaaagtactgcagtctctggggggttaaataattttgattgcaactgtatatataggctatatgtgtgtgtagctgtggtcatcattcgtgtgtgaatcgtcgtaattattttctacactttttttgcaaaatacttttcttttcccacgtgagtcagtccgtgtcagtcgtgctctttaaccaatcataACCTGctaggagcgcagcctaaatcctgtttacatgacataaaccaattgggcttcttttgattggcttggaccggagaataaggcATTGGGCGgatagacaaaatttgggctgctttaaaaaattaaaagccgcccagtcagctgtttttttcttcgcttttatcattagtcatgttatattagtacgttcgagctcaaagtatcacagtaatataatgtgtagtgcagtcatcaactcatttttgcttaacgtaacccttactggtttagtttaacagagacctgtccatcaatttacgtcttttacgttagtgagatgtgatgacttgtgagtgacggggttttacattacatttgtttttcatcactttattgtgcactttttgcacagaaattagcatattttttactgtggacattgaaaatgatgcatgcgtTTTTACAAGggaagtcatcggttaatttccactttgaaaagatttctggacattttacgcatattttcagactgttttgatccacattcctgtgaaattgatttatctttattttattttgtcattattaattttttaaagagaaaaaaaatggtccttatcaaccttgacacggcaataaaattctcattattttggcagttaaattttgggctggtttttgttgaagtgggcaggttttggtgagcttttgggctggaaatcgtcaacctgatctggcaacactgtcccgagcaggtttaagcttgcgcacctgttgctatgacagcaagttcGAAGAACTGAACGATCCAAGATCatgcaaaatcgtcaacaatcaaatccagctaactgagttagcgaggTAAGAAGAACGAGCCCCTGAACATAGTAAGAAATCACGAGAGTGTAGGATTCTGTCTAAAAGTCACAGTTGTCATGTTTAGGTGCAGAAAGCTTTAATGCCAACcacatattaaaatacaaaaagacAAATAgaaatatgttaaaaaataacTGGAGTGTGAGCTCATAAAGCAGCGTTAATACATTTCCAGCTAGCACATGTCCTTTatcgttgaaatttggttgaaataaggtcaaTTGTTATAGGGTCAGCTGCCTACATTAACATGGGCCATCAATGACAGAAATTCAACACTGAAATGACCCTTTTCACATTTATGGGGGTCTCAGAAATTGAAGTAGTcatagttttgtaaacttctaccgtggtaaatggaaactgccacaaatatgTCTTTATGTCCAcattaatagcaaaataaaaaatccctagtttttcaattactttccaaaagaggaataaataaatacacaaacaaacaaacttgccagagattgattacaataatCATAAGAGggatagatcaaatttgccatcacaacccctttgtaacagttacacagcagcattaactagttttatgtgaatttaatggcaaggtataaaaACAGGAAGTATAGTGTTAAAAATGTACATTGAAGGAAAAAGTAGAGAAAAGAAGCTAGAGAAAAGTATTCCAAGATTTacgatgttaataactttagcaatgcatcatcatatgggtacagAATTCTAtgatatacaacatttctatgatatgtttgtgattctagagagaagTGAACAaaagggacttttattttggtctggtgatgtgacgtcataaagatgcgctgagctcctcatctgttgtgattcacctgaagaaaggtttgtggttttaaagtttttaaactaaAGCACACTGTTATAtcaattaaaacatttacaagctatgtaaaataaataaatctgtcattgttaaatataacgttgtaatgctttatttagtgttagttaaataaaacgttagcctttagtaacagagaaggtgcgtctcatttcgctctctatatcatgaatcaatcgtgtgatgataagatgagatgagagaaactgagaatccgaatcatttgaatcaaatcatttgtgaaatgattcagtgactcgattcagcggcacgtggactacaaacgacaacaacaaacacaaatgaGTGAatgacaaccgagaatgatttcattaaagtgtaatatattagataagataaataattgaataccaaatataaataaaaaaaatagcctgcctaaatatgaacgttctgtgtaatttgtatatactgtatatcaaGTCTATAACCTCTGTCtaactagtgcactgactactgaactaggagatGATTGAGACgcacagagatttagtttgcatgcatttttctttctattaattattctcatcttaaacaggacaaagtgttcaaccacacagaaaaactcctggagaaacaGCAGATACACActgttataaagatggcgtttattaaagaggagagcgaagacatgaagattgaagaaacattcacattgaaacatgaagatattGAGGAACAAACAAATATGGTGCTcattaaagaggagaatgaagacattGAAGAGGCATTTAGAGTCAAatatgaagatactgaggaacaaacaggtttgtttttattctcaaaactgaAATTAATTGTATTCATGAATGATGTCACAGGAGTGCAGAAATGTGGAGACATTCAACAGAAGTGTTAAGATCACATGACAAACACTAACGCTATATCTTGCTTTCACACTGTGCATTTGTTATGACATCATGAATTAAGATTGTAACATTAATAACCTAAACAATATGCTCCATCCACATGAGCGTTTCCAAACATTTGAAAGTGAGGTGATGGAGGATTCGCAAACAAATACTGTGCTTTGGCATTTGTTTACTGAACCCCAAGTTTTGTAAGTAACATCAAAACTAAGCAAGTATTTCTGACAAGCCAAATTCTACTTTTACTATAAAACTAAAATGGTAGTAAATAGTCAAATGACATTGTTACCTCAATTTTGTCTTGAAAACTGACTGGATCCACACCAGCAGCGTACGTATGATTGAATGCCCACAGagtgctgctttagcaaatcatgctgctgttcactgtgtctttaaaggagatttgtagcacttaatagcaTGAGGAACAAATGTTGACAGACTGTACATAGAGATCGATTTAAGAAACTCTTTGATACAGAAACATGCATTGTGAGTTATtattaatgtttcaaaatatgaGCAAGAATGCAATTTTCCTTGAACATCCAAATGATCGCAAATGTTGATTTCATATAATATAgttatagtatagtatatatagttcacccaaaaatgataatttgatgtttatttgcttacccccagggcatccgagatgtagatgactttgtttcctcagctgaacacaaacgaagatttttaacaaaaaccagtgcagtctgtcagtcaaataatagaggtggatgggcaccaaacctttaaaagtaaacaaaaacatgcacagacaaatccaaattacaccctgcggctcgtgacgatacactgatgtcctaagacacgaaacaatcggtttttgtgagaaattgaacagtatttatataattttttacgtttgatacacagccacgtccatctgtcatgagcaccaGCTTTGCATCCGGCTTGTTACCCGTGTATATGCGCCATAGACTGTAGatatgcgctctggcgtagtatacgcaaacgccggaaggggaaatcggttgaaagtcccggatgagtttacgcaagcaaatgtaatattttagctttaaatcggtttgaacaatcagcataagcgcaagtaattaccattttgaatagccgctatatccacagtctgtgtgcactgtgtaaacaataagtgtagtatacacgcgacagatcactTCCGCCGCTTGCGTATACTACGttagagcgcgttcacatgtcacgagccgaaagctaagctcgtgctcaggagagatggacgtagctgtgtatcaaaggtaaaaaatgatataaatactattcagtgtctcacaaaaaccgatcgtttcgtgtcttaggacatcagtgtaacATCACGAGCCATCGGGTGtattttggatttgtctgtgtatgtttttctttcctctaaagatttggtaaccattgactgacATTATTGACAactgcactggtttttgttaaaaatcttcgtttgtgttctgctgaggaaacaaagtcacctacatcttggatgccctgggggtcagcaaataaacatcaaattatcatttttgggtgaactatccctttaaacaaaaaggtaataAGTGAACATTTTCACCTTTTTAAATGcagcctacattttaaacacaatattgttatattttataacaaaaaaataatagttcCAACGTAATCCACAACAGAACTGGTGTGCGTCTACAAGAAACAGCAGTGTTTCGTTACTGAATGAATCTGCAGCTTTAAATGATTCAGAGACAGTGATCATTAACCCATTCATAACTACAGCCATTTGCTTCAtgactaaataaatgaatgagtgACGCGATGCcttgctcattaagacagtgacttaccGCTAccacaaaataattaaaagtcCTCTCCTGAACTGCACCTTCTGCAACTTCACCGTCTCTTTATTTTTGCCCtaatctctctctgtctctcacatGACTTTAAAGTTTAGCAAACTATGCTTTCTAAATGGCCTAAATGTTAAAATTAggacagtggggaaaataattatttgatcccctgctgattttgtatgtttgcccactgacaaagaaatgtatcctcagtatcttcatgttgaAATTTcagtggtaggtttatttgaacagaataacaaaaaaatccagaaatacgcatttcaaaaagttatacattgatttgcattttaatgagctgCATAACAGaacggctttactgacaaaatgcacATTGGATATCGCATGTGGGATATCATGCAGCCCTAACCTTAAcctgcttcttcttgagccactcctttgttgccttggtcaTGTGTTTTGGGTGATTgacatgctggaatacccatccatgacccattttcaattgttctcacccaagatttaatGGTACATGTccccgtccatcatccctttgatgcggtgtagttgtcctgtcctcttctcttagcagaaaaacacccccaaagcataaagtttccacctccatgtttaactCCAAGGGTGTTCAGGGAATCTGGAGAAAATCAGGTTATCACACATACTTCTGGTTTGAATATCCAGGATGGTTTCTTTCATTATGTGGTTTTCTTTTATGACCGCATCCATCTGTTCACTGAGTGCTTTGACAGTAGTCCAATAAGACAGTTATTGGATTGTTCTAGTTTTTCAATATGGTTGTATGCAAATTCCAATCTTGACCAAAGTTCTTTTATTTCATCTTGTAGCATAATCTGTAACTCTAGTTTGTTATTTATGGATGCAAGTCTTTTATCTGTTTGTTTAGTTTAGGAGTTCTTCTCTTAGTTGGAGTGTTACTATCCATTTTGCAGCGGTTTTAGTGTTGATCGATGTATGCTtctgtaaataattttttttccagtgtACAGTTAGTTTGTTCTTATAGTTCTCAGTATGTAATAATAATCCACAGTATTGCTACAGTTTGTAGAGTTAATAAAGTGAGTACAGCTCTCTCAGTGACTGTGTGCTGCCATGATGAATCTTGCGCTCTCTGTTTGATCTCGCATTACTCAGAGTCCGATACATTTACCAAAATATTCACCTCACTCTCAATCACCATTATATGTCTGATATCAGATGCAGCTTCCCTCATGTTTTGTCACAAATGGCAGTCacgagtaaattttctgtcaccTTTGCAGGATTGTGATATGAAGAGTGTATAAAATTTACACCTCTTTGGCAACAATGCAAAAAGTGAATAGCACATAATAGGCGCAATACCGGCATAAACACAGAtttctattggtacaatatggaTTACATGACTAAACATGCGCCATCGTTTTCAAATACCtacttttttacagtgcacttacaactacactcccattccggtgtaatagtcaaggaagtttgctgtcgtaatatggacacagcagacgcagtaatatcacacagcgcctgaaattagttcccagctaggtaacttccaatgtgaccgccTTTATGAAATTGTGACCGAACTTCAggcgctgcatgatattactgcgcctgtgaacgcaatgctatattggtctcataggattcaatgatctatgctaaggtatgctaaaagtgatatcgccagaaaagGAGAatagctgaatggatttcaacatggtaaaactcaacttattaactcgtagttggagaatgagcctatttccaaaaaaagtgaagtgttcctttaaactgGTGTTAACTTGtttttatcttctttttttttacctcagaccTGATGACACTGAAAGAGGAGCATCAAGAACTAAATGCAACTaaagagaaagatcaaaatgaggAACATCCTGATTTCAAAATACAcgaaaaatcaattagttgcttACAGACCGAAAATATGTCCACACCAAAGAAAGATCAAAGCACAAACCTTCATTCccacatgagtgttcacactggagagaagcctttcacctgtcaactgtgtggaaagagtttcacgattaaagcaaatttaaaaactcacatgagaattcacactggagagagaccttacacctgccaacagtgtggaaagtgtttcacatGGAAAAGTCACCTTAATGTCCACATgacaattcacactggagaaaacccCTTCacttgctctcagtgtggaaagtgttttacacggataaaacaatttaattcccacatgagaattcacactggagagaagcctttcacctgttcTCAGTGTGGAAGGTGTTTTACACAGATAAAACAACTTAATGCccacatgagtgttcacactggagagaagcctttcacctgcgaACTGTGTGGGAGGAGTTTCACGATTGAAGCAAACCTAAGAACTCacttgagaattcacactggagagagatcatacacctgccaacagtgtggacgAACGTTCAGTCGACAAGATAGCTTTAAtgcccacatgaaaattcacactgaaaAGAAGCCATTCatatgtcctcagtgtggaaagtctTTTAAGTGGAAAAGTCACTTTAAcgttcacatgagaattcacactggagagaagcccttcACTTGCTCTAAATGTGGAAAGtgttttacacagaaaaaacAATGTAAtgctcacatgaaaattcacattgaaaagaagccgttcatatgtcctcagtgtggaaagtgttttacaTGGAAAAGTCACCTAAATGTCCACATGAATagtcacactggagaaaagcccttCACTTGCTCTCAGTGTGGTAAGGGTTTCACACATAAAGCAAACCTAAAGGGTcacctgagagttcacactggagagaagcttttcaagtgtcttcagtgtgagaaaaGTTTCACACATCAAAACAGCATGAAACATCATTTGGAAACTCATTCTAGGAAGAAATTGCCAGTTGCCTCAGATTGACAAAGTTTAGAAAAAGGAGTCATTTCAACCATCACATTTGTAGATACACACATGTATGTCATACATGCTATGTAATGTAAAATCAAGGCTGGTTCTGAATTTATACGATAGATCTGACTGACTGAAAGTGAAGTGGATTTTCACCAGTGATCTTCCCTTCAACTCTCATTCACACTCACTGAAATATTCAACCACTCCGGCTTGAGGCTCGCGATGAATGACGTTGGTTTAGTCAAGATCAGTCCTACACTAGTAACTGTTGTCAACCACATTCTGACCAAAGGCTGAATTCACAGtaacatcctaacaaaccagtgTCTTTATGGCAGAGATAGTAGCAGTAGTATGTTTGTCTGCTGTTCTGAGTTCAGCCAAGTATTTTGCGCTCTCTTCTAAACCACCATCTCAATATGGTGGCGGACACGTGGAAATACTGCGGGACAGAGTTTTGCTCAATCGAAAAGAGAGACCTTGAGGTACGCTCAATTGAGGATGAACTTTCATATCTTGAGACACAGAAACAGGGGCTACTTGAGAAACACTCATAGTTATGCAAACAGAAAACTTTGTTGGAAACCTCTCGGGTTGAGGACACTATACCTCTCGGGTTGAGGCCAACATCTACACCGGGGATCTTCGTTCATGAGAGGAACGTACCTCGGACTAAGACGACTAAAGCCTGTTTTACACCTGCACCATTGTATAATGAACCTTGGCTTTACCAGCGGAAGAATTCTGCAAAAATATGCGACATctagtttgtttattttattaagatgtctgtttaaacaatatttttgtaaGAAGGTGGTTTAAACGTTTGACTTATTTGTCAAATTTTCTAATAATGGCCAGTATGTGTATGTAATGTGTCTTTACATGTAATGatctttttttattaacattattttgaaaaatcaaattaacatttaaaataataagtgGTATCGTAaaattttttaacaaaaagcATCGGGATCATATCGCATTCAAAAATTgtggtatcgcccatccctaatttgtgcactgctctctagaatcacaaatgcaTGTCCATCAAAGAAATGATGTATATAGAATATAAattcgtacccatatgatgatgcatTTGTAAAGTTAACATTAATACATTAGGATCTCGCTTGAGACCAATCATCTCCGAGCCTTATCAAAAAGGCCAAGGAACATTGGCAAGTGGTATTTgcgtgccaagccactcccccgtacatacgggtatataagatggcggcgcacACACTCATTCAGACTTTCGCTTTTCGGAGCCTTTCTCCTAGAGCCTACTGACCTTCTCAACGGGTTAAAatttttcaaagaatcctgagttCCTGCTGCTCTTCCCTGCTGGTGCGCTGCCAACTGAAAGGGCAATCTAAGAGAGCGAATTTCTTGGCAGCCGGCAGcgggatcctgcgggcggccgttttcacggcctcaacaaagcctcctgctctccagcgagcaagccccattgaatgcacagtggtgccgcggtttcctccctgggcagaccgggactaaaagagcaatttctttCTGGGGGATCGGCCTTGAGGTTCCTACTGAGCCTCTGGTCGATCCCTcgaggctggacgactggttcctgggggcgGCACCGCCacgccctcccccggtgccattcttcccggaggtgcacaagGAGCTGGTTAAAATGTGGCGGGcacccttttcatctcgcccgctgcccagctcctctcccttgccacccttgatggcggggcggccaggggataCGAGTCGATCGCGCAGTGGTGGTGCATCTCTGCCCACGGGGCGCTGCCACCTGGCAGGATCGGCCGCATCTCCTGTCCAGGGCGTGTGAGcactcgtccgcccttgcgggccgcgtttttcACGCCGCTGGCCAGGCTGCCTCGGCCGTGCACGCTATGGCGACCCTTCAGGTCTATCAAGCCCAGGCATTAAAACAGCTGCACAAGGGTGGTCCTGATCAAGGTgttatgcaggaactccgcgctgccaccgacgaaggtcacggcgtgggcccttggtcaggtgatgtccacggctgtggtccaggagcgacacccatggctcactctggcccagatggcagacagCGACAAGGCACGCTTTCTCGACAatcctatctcccagagtggcctattcggcgacactgtcgaggactttgcccagcagttctcggcagtacaAAGGCAGACGGAGGCGATCAAACTCATCTTGCCCCGCCGCAAAGCTTCCATCCCaccgccggtggctcagcctccaCCTGCCCGTCGCCGAGTGGCGCCGCCCGAggcacagggaccggcccgaaacacccgcaagaaagcTGCGAAACGTCTCTGACGCGGGCAACCTGGAGGTGATAGAGACTGCTCTTCAGGGAACGATGACATCAACGTTCCCGCTCCTGGTGGAGGGCCaggagccactgtgtacttcgGTCGACGGTACcaacattttctcaaaaagagctagttttctcacctctggggcctcggccccgagtttccttcctgagcagcacttacactcctcggaaccacaCTCGGAGCCCTCTGTCGCCAGTGCGGGAACCAGGGAAAAAGGTAAGCgttgcttagtgcagttagactctTCTCCAAGACGtacatccttctgggttcagtctccttctctgtctccccctaggctgccccaccatggtcacgtcggtcaacgttctcTTGATACCACTACGGTGGTTGATATGGATGGTACGGCCCGGCTTTGCGTTTCAGCTCACCAGGCATCCGCCCAGGTTCAGAGGTACCCTTTACACTTTTGTTCATTCAGGCATGTGTGCCTCTGTCCTGCCTGCAGAGGTCGCgatcctactggcgaaggacgcgatccagcctgtccctccagtcgggatgaggtcagggtcttacagtccctacttcaacgTGCCCAGAAACAGTGGTGGGTTAA
Proteins encoded in this region:
- the LOC141332985 gene encoding uncharacterized protein → MSTPKKDQSTNLHSHMSVHTGEKPFTCQLCGKSFTIKANLKTHMRIHTGERPYTCQQCGKCFTWKSHLNVHMTIHTGENPFTCSQCGKCFTRIKQFNSHMRIHTGEKPFTCSQCGRCFTQIKQLNAHMSVHTGEKPFTCELCGRSFTIEANLRTHLRIHTGERSYTCQQCGRTFSRQDSFNAHMKIHTEKKPFICPQCGKSFKWKSHFNVHMRIHTGEKPFTCSKCGKCFTQKKQCNAHMKIHIEKKPFICPQCGKCFTWKSHLNVHMNSHTGEKPFTCSQCGKGFTHKANLKGHLRVHTGEKLFKCLQCEKSFTHQNSMKHHLETHSRKKLPVASD